The following coding sequences are from one Humulus lupulus chromosome X, drHumLupu1.1, whole genome shotgun sequence window:
- the LOC133806154 gene encoding zinc finger BED domain-containing protein RICESLEEPER 2-like, whose translation MDNEGNLERMMGEWLEYAETNLSSSDEEEQAKERKKENVRKKKNDRQNQDKEKDKETQKDDNEKEKEKEVERPEKKQRVRKKTSSVWDHYTMLPDCDPKKPRAACNYCGTDYAADTKLNGTSTLWAHVERKCKKCPFSDWVEQSKKQQSTMDRFTKKTTTCNEEEVASSGLLLKFNQNAVRKVIAEYIIMDELSFRHVDGKGFQKLIKHFFPTFQFPSRFTVARDIYNAFLDQKKELKSILVKHRVMLTTDYWTSIQNISYLFFAVTVDNASSNDVALRKLKGHLLDKDNTIPLNGEMFHMRCSAHILNLIVTDGLKELNDAISSIRNAVRYVRSSPARLKRFKESCKDANIESKALLCLDVVTGWNSTYLILETAIKFKKAFENLEADANYTKYFDEERMDGPPTNLGWEKAVVFVHFLRRFYDLTNRFSGSLYVTSNLFLPDILKVQADLTTMASNPDTLLGAMAVSMKQKYDKYWGRIEKLNMLTFIANILDPRYKLEVVNRCFKFVYTSSEAEKMIKLVTNTLAQLYAFYKQQQPSQSSQAQPSQSQSQPSQPVINSTTESFLQGQLQLSDDIEEDDLE comes from the exons ATGGATAACGAGGGAAATTTAGAAAGGATGATGGGGGAGTGGTTGGAGTATGCTGAAACTAATTTGTCAAGTTCTGATGAAGAAGAACAAGCGAAGGAAAGGAAAAAAGAGAACGTACGAAAGAAGAAGAATGATCGACAAAATCAAGATAAGGAAAAAGACAAAGAGACCCAGAAAGATGAtaacgaaaaagaaaaggagaaagaggTTGAACGACCAGAAAAGAAGCAAAGGGTTCGAAAGAAAACATCGAGCGTGTGGGATCATTACACTATGTTGCCTGATTGTGATCCTAAGAAGCCAAGAGCTGCTTGCAATTATTGTGGCACCGATTATGCGGCTGATACAAAGTTGAATGGGACTAGCACACTATGGGCACATGTGGAGAGAAAATGTAAGAAGTGTCCTTTCAGTGACTGGGTTGAGCAAAGTAAGAAGCAACAATCAACTATGGATAGATTTACTAAAAAGACAACAACATGCAATGAAGAAGAAGTCGCTTCAAGTGGGCTTCTGCTAAAGTTTAATCAAAATGCTGTTAGGAAAGTGATCGCCGAATATATCATTATGGATGAGTTATCCTTTAGGCACGTGGACGGAAAAGGATTTCAGAAGCTCATTAAACATTTCTTTCCCACATTTCAGTTCCCATCAAGATTTACTGTTGCAAGAGATATTTACAATGCGTTTCTAGATCAGAAGAAAGAGTTGAAGTCGATTTTGGTGAAGCACAGAGTGATGTTGACCACCGATTATTGGACATCAATCCAGAATATTAGTTATTTGT TTTTTGCAGTGACGGTTGACAATGCCTCCTCAAATGACGTTGCTCTTAGAAAATTGAAGGGGCACTTGTTGGACAAAGACAATACCATTCCATTGAATGGCGAAATGTTTCATATGAGGTGTTCAgctcatattttgaatttgatagtAACTGATGGGTTGAAAGAGTTGAATGATGCAATTTCAAGCATTCGAAATGCGGTGAGATATGTCCGGTCATCTCCAGCTAGACTGAAAAGATTTAAAGAAAGTTGCAAGGATGCAAACATTGAATCAAAAGCCTTGTTATGCTTGGATGTGGTTACTGGGTGGAACTCCACCTACTTGATTTTAGAAACTGCTATAAAATTCAAGAAGGCTTTTGAGAATTTGGAAGCAGATGCGAACTACACAAagtactttgatgaagaaagaatgGATGGCCCACCAACCAACCTAGGCTGGGAAAAAGCAGTTGTATTTGTCCACTTTTTGAGGAGATTCTATGATCTTACTAATCGATTTAGTGGGTCATTATATGTCACATCCAATCTATTCCTTCCAGATATTTTGAAGGTTCAAGCTGATTTAACTACTATGGCTTCTAATCCTGATACTTTGTTAGGGGCTATGGCAGTTAGTATGAAACAAAAGTATGACAAGTACTGGGGAAGGATTGAGAAGCTCAATATGTTGACATTTATTGCCAATATCCTTGATCCAAGGTATAAATTAGAGGTTGTGAATCGTTGTTTCAAATTTGTGTACACTTCAAGTGAGGCTGAAAAAATGATAAAGTTGGTGACAAATACTTTGGCACAGCTATATGCTTTTTataaacaacaacaaccatctcAGTCATCTCAAGCTCAACCATCTCAATCTCAGTCTCAGCCATCTCAGCCTGTTATCAATTCCACTACAGAATCATTTCTTCAAGGGCAACTACAACTTAGTGATGACATTGAAGAAGATGATCTTGAATAG